One uncultured Methanobrevibacter sp. DNA window includes the following coding sequences:
- a CDS encoding MotA/TolQ/ExbB proton channel family protein — MVTTVPGSEILTSGLNMIAQSLQIPVIIFLVIFAFFAVVTLGSLIAEYTSRKKVSPEALEKLIYAISNAQSSDELMNVIKNAKLYDNQKVILVKILRGDSLTAQTRETLARKLVEFEEANSAKRIERTDIVTRIGPTLGLMGTLIPMGPGLAALGAGDVNTLANAIIVAFDTTVVGIGAGAVGYFVSKIRRRWYEEDLSNLDALCDALLDKLKH, encoded by the coding sequence ATGGTTACTACTGTTCCGGGAAGTGAAATTCTAACTTCCGGTTTGAATATGATTGCTCAAAGCCTGCAGATTCCTGTAATTATATTTCTTGTAATCTTCGCATTTTTTGCAGTGGTTACACTGGGAAGTCTGATTGCGGAGTATACTTCAAGAAAAAAGGTATCTCCTGAGGCTCTTGAAAAACTGATTTATGCAATATCCAATGCACAGTCAAGTGATGAGCTGATGAATGTCATTAAAAACGCTAAGCTTTATGACAATCAGAAAGTCATTTTGGTTAAGATTTTAAGAGGTGACAGCCTAACTGCACAAACCAGAGAGACTCTTGCAAGAAAGCTGGTTGAATTTGAAGAGGCAAATTCTGCTAAAAGGATTGAAAGAACAGATATCGTTACACGTATTGGTCCTACTTTAGGGCTGATGGGTACTTTAATTCCAATGGGTCCTGGTCTTGCGGCATTGGGAGCTGGTGACGTAAATACCCTTGCAAATGCTATCATTGTAGCATTCGATACAACAGTTGTCGGTATCGGTGCAGGTGCAGTGGGATATTTTGTTTCAAAAATCCGACGCAGATGGTATGAAGAGGACCTTTCCAATCTGGATGCGTTGTGTGATGCGCTTTTGGATAAGTTAAAACATTGA
- a CDS encoding DUF2162 domain-containing protein codes for MDVISLLWQLGILSAVLIFGIKLGLATGLANMSKRYLAMVTIGYGGGVLILTEISSFFTTQITDLIYTYNFEFFLIMAVIMILAGIFTIREYKVFEKNTTAATCMAVVAPCPCCFGSIIVSIMLVAPTVGLGLMNLSVIVAGALMLTILVTYYASNYLVQFIKKPYPIVLGNFMLFLGIYFLISALFLPNITALLADPMDAISIQSPEYILAVLGLMLLIMFLGGFYFKNNSYLD; via the coding sequence ATGGATGTAATTAGTTTATTATGGCAGCTGGGTATTTTATCAGCAGTTTTGATATTTGGAATAAAACTGGGCCTTGCAACAGGTCTGGCAAATATGTCCAAGAGATATTTGGCAATGGTTACTATTGGTTATGGTGGTGGAGTTTTAATTTTGACTGAAATTTCATCATTTTTCACAACTCAGATAACAGATCTGATTTATACTTATAATTTTGAGTTCTTTTTGATAATGGCAGTAATTATGATTCTTGCAGGAATATTTACAATAAGGGAATATAAGGTATTTGAAAAGAATACTACTGCTGCAACCTGTATGGCGGTTGTTGCACCATGTCCGTGCTGTTTCGGATCAATTATTGTAAGTATTATGCTGGTCGCACCTACTGTAGGACTTGGGCTGATGAATTTAAGTGTAATTGTTGCGGGCGCTTTGATGCTGACAATTTTAGTGACTTATTATGCTTCAAATTATCTTGTTCAGTTTATCAAAAAACCTTATCCTATTGTGCTAGGTAACTTCATGCTCTTTTTAGGAATTTATTTCCTGATTTCCGCATTGTTCCTGCCGAATATAACAGCACTGCTTGCAGACCCTATGGATGCAATATCTATTCAGTCTCCTGAATATATTCTGGCTGTTTTAGGATTAATGTTATTGATAATGTTTTTAGGCGGATTTTACTTTAAAAACAATAGTTATTTGGACTGA
- a CDS encoding DUF3344 domain-containing protein, whose product MKRKSLVFIFALVFMIVFSLSAVSADNGPDGISGEVSGDVDIKTANPWNTSGELSYDIPADAQDIKSANVYVNVYGGSAKNTHGANANISLITQNGEKQIASEELWIEDGSADGTVYPVNDHTTKCYSDYQMYYDITDSLKGLNGSAITLKVDTFKMDNKTFDGRIKLIGLVIAYDDGDSDVINYWVDSTQKWSKTNVTTVFSTKNITALNNAELYSIVLSSADGSYKVNDVLLGDAKDHASGNYYQYNYWDVTDNFKKGEDTEFLSMYAGTSAYGSIKNVLSLLKTSSISADATLATEYTNTCYAGTNNTVTITVNSNKPGKYTVELLADGVVVNSTETDIDGTATVLLTDQTVRPVNETTVNGADNVKVTYAVNVKYGDNVVAQANKTVPVLYNGNLGKAFAYNATYIEDTQKYEITGMMEVLVKDDSTYMSAATTNRSDVWEIKLDENSTFTNALVYVAYNWDKSGVAGPVFNTTFNGVSVAPKAHYRDQSNLGTYGKYGYGLFIYDVSDLIAEGNNTLIITKQSGLTAVYPSTLIYFTNMTGSDLLTTIFIGNGADLLSASSYNKAGRTVKTDASLEIDSEVNQFEKVNMLIFAASAQPGEGNIIFNGEVSENVWNGSSNSIGVFYTDVTKFYHQNNVSFVATGSTILALQQIFAISQKITLDTTVAPKALSTTYDSGKLFTVTVKDEYGNAVDGLKLNLKVFTGKTSKTYYVTTKNGVASFSLASKLAIGTHKVEITSSATNYNVKKTTSSIKVAKAKTTVTAPKVTAKVKKSKYFKATVKNKATKKAVKNIKVKIKVYTGKKYKTFTAKTDSKGVAKINTKSLKVGKHKVVIYSGNSKYAISKTSSIVIK is encoded by the coding sequence ATGAAAAGGAAATCATTAGTTTTTATTTTTGCTTTGGTTTTCATGATTGTTTTTTCTCTTAGTGCGGTAAGTGCAGATAACGGTCCGGACGGAATATCCGGTGAAGTATCTGGTGATGTTGATATTAAAACCGCAAATCCGTGGAATACAAGTGGTGAGCTAAGCTATGACATACCTGCTGATGCTCAGGATATTAAAAGCGCAAATGTTTATGTAAATGTATATGGCGGAAGTGCAAAAAATACTCATGGAGCAAACGCTAACATAAGTTTAATAACACAAAACGGCGAAAAACAGATAGCCAGTGAGGAACTCTGGATTGAAGACGGTTCTGCAGATGGTACTGTTTACCCGGTCAATGACCATACAACAAAATGTTACTCAGACTATCAGATGTATTATGATATTACTGATTCTCTTAAAGGATTAAACGGATCTGCAATAACACTTAAAGTGGACACCTTCAAAATGGATAATAAAACCTTTGACGGCAGAATCAAACTGATAGGACTGGTTATTGCATATGATGACGGAGACAGCGATGTAATCAACTACTGGGTTGACTCTACACAAAAATGGTCAAAAACAAATGTTACAACAGTATTTTCAACAAAAAACATAACTGCTTTAAACAATGCAGAATTATACAGTATTGTTCTTTCCAGTGCTGACGGCAGCTATAAAGTCAATGATGTACTGTTGGGTGATGCTAAAGACCATGCATCAGGCAACTACTATCAGTACAATTACTGGGATGTAACTGATAATTTTAAAAAAGGTGAAGATACTGAATTTTTATCAATGTATGCTGGAACAAGTGCCTACGGTTCAATAAAGAATGTTTTATCACTATTAAAAACATCTTCCATTAGTGCCGATGCAACACTTGCTACCGAATACACAAATACCTGCTATGCAGGCACAAACAATACTGTCACAATTACTGTAAACTCAAATAAACCGGGAAAATACACTGTTGAATTATTGGCTGACGGTGTTGTTGTAAATTCCACTGAAACTGATATTGACGGTACAGCTACAGTCCTGTTGACTGACCAGACAGTCAGGCCTGTAAATGAAACAACAGTTAACGGTGCAGATAATGTTAAAGTCACTTATGCAGTCAATGTTAAATACGGTGATAATGTTGTTGCTCAGGCAAACAAAACAGTACCTGTATTGTACAATGGTAATTTAGGCAAAGCTTTCGCTTACAATGCAACCTATATTGAAGATACTCAAAAGTATGAAATAACAGGAATGATGGAAGTTTTAGTTAAAGATGATTCAACATATATGTCTGCCGCTACAACTAACAGAAGCGACGTTTGGGAAATAAAACTTGATGAAAATTCCACATTTACAAACGCATTGGTTTATGTTGCATATAACTGGGATAAATCCGGCGTTGCAGGACCTGTATTTAACACAACTTTCAACGGCGTTTCCGTTGCCCCTAAAGCTCATTACAGAGACCAGTCCAATTTAGGTACCTACGGTAAATACGGATATGGATTGTTCATATATGACGTTTCTGATTTAATTGCAGAAGGCAACAATACATTAATCATCACTAAACAGTCAGGTTTGACTGCTGTATATCCAAGTACTTTAATTTACTTTACCAATATGACAGGCAGTGATCTTTTAACCACCATATTCATTGGAAACGGTGCTGATTTACTCTCTGCAAGCAGCTACAACAAGGCAGGAAGAACTGTTAAAACTGATGCATCCTTAGAAATTGACAGTGAGGTTAATCAGTTTGAAAAAGTAAACATGCTTATTTTTGCAGCCAGTGCACAGCCTGGTGAAGGTAATATAATCTTCAATGGTGAGGTATCTGAAAATGTATGGAACGGCTCTTCAAACTCTATTGGTGTATTCTACACTGATGTAACAAAATTCTATCATCAGAATAATGTTTCATTTGTCGCAACAGGTTCCACCATATTAGCTTTACAGCAGATATTTGCTATCAGTCAAAAAATCACTCTTGATACAACTGTTGCTCCTAAAGCATTGTCCACTACTTATGATTCAGGCAAATTATTCACTGTAACTGTCAAGGATGAATATGGTAATGCAGTTGATGGATTAAAACTTAATTTAAAAGTTTTCACAGGAAAAACATCCAAAACTTATTATGTAACAACTAAAAATGGTGTTGCATCATTTTCACTCGCTTCAAAATTGGCTATCGGAACTCATAAAGTGGAAATCACTTCATCTGCAACTAACTATAATGTCAAAAAGACCACTTCATCCATTAAAGTAGCTAAGGCAAAAACCACTGTCACTGCTCCAAAAGTTACTGCAAAAGTGAAAAAATCCAAATACTTTAAGGCAACAGTCAAAAACAAAGCAACCAAAAAGGCTGTTAAAAATATAAAAGTAAAAATCAAAGTATACACCGGCAAAAAATACAAAACTTTCACTGCTAAAACTGACTCCAAGGGTGTTGCTAAAATCAATACAAAATCCTTGAAAGTCGGTAAGCATAAGGTTGTAATTTATTCCGGAAATTCCAAGTATGCTATTTCCAAAACAAGCAGTATTGTTATTAAATAG
- a CDS encoding helix-turn-helix domain-containing protein produces MTNEDFAQKIKDIRARQDMTIEELSERSGVKLEVLQAMENGEVIPSLTPLTKMARALGVRLGTFLDDTPELGPVVTRGGKTENSLYFSGREDVTNATNLEFHSLGAGKIDRNIDPFIIDIDFEEGDKELSSHEGEEFIYVLEGEIELIYGKDTFTIGKGDTIFYDSVVPHHLHASGNDKAKILAVLYTPY; encoded by the coding sequence ATGACAAACGAAGATTTTGCACAAAAGATTAAAGACATAAGAGCAAGACAAGACATGACAATCGAAGAGCTATCCGAGAGAAGCGGTGTAAAACTTGAAGTTCTCCAGGCTATGGAAAACGGTGAAGTAATTCCTTCACTTACTCCATTAACCAAAATGGCAAGAGCTTTAGGAGTCCGTCTCGGAACATTTCTCGATGACACACCTGAACTCGGACCTGTTGTAACCCGAGGAGGTAAAACCGAAAATTCACTTTACTTTTCAGGACGTGAAGACGTTACAAATGCAACCAATCTTGAATTCCACTCCTTAGGAGCAGGTAAAATAGACAGAAACATAGATCCTTTCATCATTGACATTGATTTTGAAGAAGGGGATAAGGAACTTTCATCCCACGAAGGCGAAGAGTTCATCTATGTACTTGAAGGAGAAATTGAATTAATCTATGGAAAAGACACATTCACAATAGGCAAAGGAGACACAATCTTTTACGACTCAGTAGTGCCACACCACCTTCACGCAAGCGGAAACGACAAGGCTAAAATCTTAGCGGTACTCTACACTCCATACTAA
- a CDS encoding tetratricopeptide repeat protein, with protein sequence MKKDWEDIKVSRRTGDKVHFESTFLQNISDSIDYLKQEADIILQDLDSSELKQQFDDIDLEEFSEDAVNQIDDVVCDLSEFKDEVVNSREDLEFLKDSSRNAKVALNRDADYVRRARRKFKRLDSIDNPDYAEKTNLRIIGLCNKAIEVNDLNPEAYLIKGKALINIEKYDEAIEEFVNSLALEENLDAKVAIGDANRLNEDYEDAIDIYDSVLNVDGQSFDALRGKALTYYDMEKFKDAGEFFKKADSIYALDEKDKQLWDNCN encoded by the coding sequence ATGAAAAAAGATTGGGAAGATATTAAAGTTTCAAGAAGAACAGGTGATAAGGTTCATTTCGAATCCACATTTCTTCAGAATATATCAGACAGCATAGACTATCTAAAGCAGGAAGCTGATATAATACTTCAGGATTTGGATTCCAGTGAACTTAAACAGCAGTTTGACGATATTGATTTGGAGGAATTCAGTGAAGATGCTGTAAATCAAATCGATGATGTTGTCTGTGACCTGTCAGAATTTAAGGATGAAGTTGTAAATTCCCGTGAGGATCTTGAATTTTTAAAGGATTCATCCAGAAATGCCAAAGTTGCACTGAACAGGGACGCTGATTATGTAAGAAGAGCCAGAAGGAAATTCAAACGTCTGGATTCTATAGACAATCCTGATTATGCTGAAAAAACAAACTTAAGAATAATCGGATTATGCAATAAGGCTATTGAGGTAAATGATTTGAATCCTGAAGCATATCTCATTAAGGGAAAAGCGCTGATTAACATTGAAAAGTATGATGAAGCTATTGAAGAGTTTGTAAACAGCCTTGCACTGGAAGAAAATCTTGATGCTAAAGTGGCAATAGGTGATGCAAACAGACTTAATGAAGACTATGAAGATGCAATAGATATATATGACAGCGTCTTAAATGTTGACGGCCAGTCATTTGATGCATTGAGAGGAAAAGCATTAACCTATTACGATATGGAAAAATTCAAAGATGCAGGTGAATTTTTCAAAAAGGCAGATTCCATATATGCTTTGGATGAAAAAGATAAGCAGCTATGGGATAACTGCAACTGA
- a CDS encoding DUF2149 domain-containing protein, which yields MVRRKCKKRFSEGEEDPMAGTSNLVDAMLVIAVGFLIFVVISWNMQSVIFQDTSQDPSQAVQQSPTNITEVTEGQELNETPESSESSGQGYMEMGKVYKDPSTGKLIMVEG from the coding sequence ATGGTCAGGCGCAAATGCAAAAAACGATTCAGCGAGGGTGAAGAGGACCCTATGGCAGGAACTTCCAACCTTGTAGATGCAATGCTTGTTATTGCTGTTGGCTTTTTGATTTTTGTTGTAATCAGCTGGAATATGCAGAGTGTCATATTTCAGGATACCTCTCAAGACCCTTCTCAAGCTGTTCAGCAGTCTCCAACCAATATTACTGAAGTGACTGAAGGTCAGGAGCTAAACGAGACTCCGGAGTCTTCAGAAAGTTCCGGTCAGGGATATATGGAAATGGGTAAAGTATATAAGGACCCTTCCACGGGTAAGCTGATAATGGTTGAAGGTTAA
- a CDS encoding AMP-binding protein, whose translation MSELFTELPLGKFFETMVEKQPDHEFIVYPDRNLRFTYKEFDERIDNLAKGMLAIGIKKGDHVGIWAKNVPEWLTYMFATAKIGATIVTVNTAYQSHELEYVLKQSDMKALAMTDGFRDTSYFDIINELVPELKSCARGHLIAEKFPHLKFIFHVGQEKHRGMYNTNELILLGMNYDDDEYQKVKDAVTQHDVINMQYTSGTEGFPKGVMLTSRNIVNDGYYIGENMNYTEKDRLLLQVPLFHCFGTVLGVMAVITHGSTMVVLEEYDPLLAISSIQKEKCTSIYGVPTMFIGMMNHPMFDMFDMSSLRTGIMAGSTCPVETMKDAIEKMNMKEITSVYGLTEAAPGFTQTNAADSFEKKINTVGRKFPNIEVKIVDPETGEELGPGETGEIMCRGFNVMKGYYNMPEKTAETIEPDGWLHSGDLATVDEEGYYSIVGRIKDMIIRGGENIYPREIEEFLFTHDCVQDVQVAGIPDEKYGEIVGAFIIKEDGFDDVTEADIRDFCIGSIARYKVPKYVFFVDEFPLTTSGKIQKYKLGDLGLELLEKRRENGEL comes from the coding sequence ATGAGTGAACTATTTACAGAACTGCCACTGGGAAAATTTTTCGAAACAATGGTTGAAAAACAGCCGGACCATGAATTTATCGTATATCCGGACAGAAACTTAAGATTTACATACAAGGAATTTGATGAAAGAATAGACAATCTGGCAAAAGGAATGCTGGCTATCGGAATTAAAAAAGGAGACCACGTTGGAATTTGGGCTAAAAACGTTCCTGAATGGTTGACCTATATGTTTGCAACTGCAAAAATAGGTGCAACAATCGTTACAGTAAACACAGCATACCAGTCACACGAACTTGAATATGTGCTGAAACAGTCTGATATGAAAGCTCTGGCTATGACAGACGGATTCAGGGATACAAGCTATTTTGATATAATTAACGAACTTGTACCTGAACTTAAAAGCTGCGCAAGAGGTCATTTAATTGCTGAGAAATTCCCTCATCTCAAATTCATTTTCCATGTCGGACAGGAAAAACACCGTGGAATGTACAATACAAATGAGCTTATCTTACTCGGTATGAACTATGACGATGACGAATACCAGAAAGTAAAGGATGCAGTAACTCAGCATGACGTAATCAACATGCAGTATACTTCCGGTACAGAAGGATTCCCTAAAGGCGTAATGCTTACAAGCCGTAACATCGTAAACGACGGTTATTACATTGGAGAAAACATGAACTACACAGAAAAGGACAGGTTATTACTGCAGGTGCCTCTTTTCCACTGTTTCGGTACAGTTTTAGGAGTAATGGCAGTAATCACTCACGGTTCAACCATGGTTGTTTTAGAGGAATATGATCCTCTTTTAGCTATCTCTTCAATCCAGAAGGAAAAATGTACTTCAATCTACGGTGTTCCTACAATGTTTATCGGAATGATGAACCATCCTATGTTTGACATGTTTGACATGAGCTCACTGAGAACAGGAATCATGGCAGGTTCCACATGCCCTGTTGAAACCATGAAGGATGCAATCGAAAAGATGAACATGAAAGAGATTACCAGTGTATACGGCCTTACAGAAGCTGCTCCTGGTTTTACACAGACCAATGCTGCAGATTCATTCGAGAAAAAAATCAATACTGTCGGACGCAAGTTCCCGAATATTGAAGTCAAGATTGTAGATCCTGAAACCGGTGAGGAACTGGGTCCGGGCGAAACCGGTGAGATAATGTGCAGGGGTTTCAACGTAATGAAAGGATACTACAACATGCCTGAAAAGACTGCTGAGACAATCGAGCCTGACGGATGGCTTCACTCAGGAGACCTTGCAACAGTTGACGAAGAAGGATACTATTCCATTGTAGGACGTATCAAGGACATGATCATCAGAGGAGGAGAAAACATCTATCCTCGTGAAATCGAAGAGTTCCTCTTTACTCACGATTGTGTTCAGGACGTTCAGGTTGCAGGAATTCCTGATGAAAAATATGGGGAAATCGTCGGTGCATTCATCATTAAGGAAGATGGCTTTGACGACGTTACAGAAGCGGACATCCGTGATTTCTGTATAGGTTCCATTGCAAGATATAAAGTTCCTAAATACGTGTTCTTTGTAGATGAGTTCCCTCTTACTACAAGCGGTAAAATCCAAAAGTACAAGCTTGGAGATTTAGGTCTGGAACTTCTTGAAAAACGTCGTGAAAATGGAGAGTTATAG